The Mercenaria mercenaria strain notata chromosome 1, MADL_Memer_1, whole genome shotgun sequence nucleotide sequence CTAAATTACTATGACAAAATAATGGCATTCAACTCTGGAGCTCTATCTACTTTGACACCGGCAAACTTCTGTAGAATGCCTGATATGGGGGTGGAATTATATTTCTATCACAAAGTCTTACAAGATCTGTATATTTATTCCTTGGAATTGTTGGCCTGTTACCATTCTCATACAGAAAATGTAACTTTGGAACTGAAACTGGTTTGTGTCTCAGACTAGGCATCAAATTGACAAACACAACTGGACCATCAAAATCATACTTAATAACAGCAGTATCAGGCATGTCCATATTGAAAGAGATGCACCTTATTTCTGTCCACCGTAATTTGTTTCCTTGTGTATCTACCCTGAGATTTCTAATATGGTCTGCTACAACTGAAAAATCATAGAAATCACTAGGGCCCATTTCTTTCACAATGTAAGGGTTACGGCGTCTTGCCATTTGTATTCCTGTAACTAACTGTGATGTTGTATACAATGGCACATTTTTCAGTGATTTTTCAATGCTTGAATGAACAGAATCATTTTCGTTCATTGTGTGTCCCTTTTCAAGGAACttatgtgaaatattttcaaaatgaaaaagtctAAGACTAAGCCACATCATTGAAAggaaatttctatttttattttggcCAGCACAATTGTCACTGTAAGTGATTACACTTTGTATGCCGGTTTCTTGTTGATccaatgttttgaaaaatgaaaaaacacaGGAAGATATTTCACAGGACCCACGTTTAGCAGTGGTTTCATTCCATAAGTAGCAGTATGCTTCTTTAGAACCCAGTGAGTATACAGATAAGTTATAATTGTTCAGTTTACTAGCATAGTACATAGATGACTGTTTTGCTTTTGGTAAAGTAATGACCTGCTGCAGGTCGAAACAAGCAGTGACATGGGATGGGTTTGCCTGAGACAAAGACTTATCTGCATCTTTTGACTGTCTTGCAAGATTTTTATTTCTAATGtgcctttcaaatttttttaccaTCAAATGAGATTTTTCATTATCTGGTGTACTATGAAATTCTGCACAAAGATCACATTGGTCCTTTAATGGTTTATTAAATGCTATATTAAACTGCGTATTGAATATCTGTCTGTACTTGTGAAGACTTGCAGGGACAtaattgtttttgtgacattgcTCTACATAAAGCTCATACATCTTAGTCAAATTGAGCTCACTATCTAGATACTCTTTTACAGAACTCTTTCTGCAGTAATGAGACTCTACACGAGGGAAACTGTTTATGTGATCTTTGATATCATCAATAATTGTAGAATGAATTTTGTTAGGACGCACATTATGCTTTCCTCTACTGTCATCAGTTGGAAAACCTGTTAACTGACTAGACTGATTAAGAGCAGAATCAACTTTTGCACTAGTTATATCCAAGGTAGctaaataaaaagttttacataCAGATATTTTCAAATTGTCAACGGTAAATGAAAACTGCCTAGAACATTTCCTGTGCCTGGCTCTTTGCCTGGAAACTAGTCTCCTTTTAACTGGAATTTGATTTACGGTGGAAgaaatgtaatgtttttgtttattatatGAAGAGTGACCCCAgaattctttaaaaatgttctccctttgttgttcatttattttcgaggtacatttttttttgcaacttATACCACATGCAGGCTTTAGGATTTTTGCACGCTTAATTTTGCCAAGATGCCCGACATAGCTCAACCCAGAATCCCTTCTACGTTTAAGAATACTTCTCTTCCAGGTTTCGGGATTTCGTTGCCTTTTACGGCTTCTTTTGTTTATCTGATCCTGTATCCCATTTTGTATTGAAGAACCAAAGTCATCCCCATTTAATTCTATGCTTTCATTCATACTTCTACCCCTATCACCTGATCCTAACTCTTGAACCCCATTCTCATGCTGTTTGTTAGCAGAACCCGAAACCAAATCTGATTCCCCCATATCCCCAGAGCCAAACACACAACTGTTAGAGCTCCCATTGTTATCAGAGCCTGTGTTGTCACCACCTTCTGTTACAGAATATACAACATTGTCCCCACCAGATTTGTAATTGTCACCAGAACCCATATCATGATCATTTTCAGACACAGTACATTTATCAGTATCACCAGAACCCATATCATGATCATTTTCAGACACAGTACATTTATCAGTATCACCAGAACCCATATCATGATCATTTTCAGACACGGTACATTTATCAGTATCAGTAGAACCCGTATCATGAACACTTTCAGACACGGTACATTTATCAGTATCAGCAGAACCCGTATCATGAACACTTTCAGACACGGTACATTTATCAGTATCAGCAGAACCCGTATCATGAACACTTTCAGACACGGTACATTTATCAGTATCAGCAGAACCCGTATCATGATCACTTTCAGACACGGTACATTTATCAGTATCAGCAGAACCCGTATCATGATCACTTTCAGACACGGTACATTTATCAGTATCAGCAGAACCCGTATCATGAACACTTTCAGACACGGTACATTTATCAGTATCACCAGAACCCTTATCATGAACACTTTCAGACACGGTACATTTATCAGTATCAGTAGAACCCATATCATGATCACTTTCAGACACGGTACATTTATCAGTATCAGCAGAACCCATATCATGATAACTTTCAGACACGGTACATTTATCAGTATCAGCAGAACCCATATCATGATCACTTTCAGACACGGTACATTTATCAGTATCAGCAGAACCCATATCATGATCACTTTCAGACACGGTACATTTATCAGTATCAGCAGAACCCATATCAGGATCACTTTCAGACACGGTACATTTATCAGTATCAGCAGAACCCATATCAGGATCACTTTCAGACACGGTACATTTATCAGTATCAGCAGAACCCATATCAGGATCACTTTCAGACACGGTACATTTATCAGTATCAGCAGAACCCATATCAGGATCACTTTCAGACACGGTACATTTATCAGTATCAGCAGAACCCATATCATGAACACTTTCAGACACGGTACATTTATCAGTATCAGCAGAACCCATATCATGATCACTTTCAGACATAGTACATTTATCAGTATTAGCAGATCCCATATCATGATCTCTTTCAGACATAGTACATTTATCAGTGTCACCAGAACCCATGTCATGATCACTTTCAGACACAGTACATTTATCAGTATCAGTAGAACCAATATCATGGTCACTTTCAGACACAGTACATTTATCAGTATCACCAGAACCCTTATCATGATCACTTAGAGACACAGTACATTTATCATCATCACCACAACCCATATCATAATCATTTTCAAACACAGTACACTCTGTTTCTTGATCAAAAATGCTAGGATCAAACATATTAAAAAAGGTTGAACTGTCATTCATTGACTGAATCTCTTCTGATAATATACTTTCATCTAAAATATCATCACTATTAACGCTGCTTACACTTGATACAGAGAGATCAGTGTCATCATGTAGCATATACAATTTGCATGTAATCTCACCTTCACTGACATCAGAAAACCCATCAAAGCTACCATCGGACAAATCGCCAAATTCTGATGTCAATGAAGATGAAACAAAAACCTGTACTGGTGAAATTTCAAATTGTACATTACTAATTGTTTGAAATAGCATTGCTGAGAGATGTCTCACAAAAAGACACACAGCGCTAGCAGTTGTATGTACAGTTAAAGTGGCATATCCATCTGGAACTGGCATGCCAACCTCGTTCCTTGAATGAGgatcaaag carries:
- the LOC128556009 gene encoding uncharacterized protein LOC128556009, giving the protein MSRFLQASYHQGSSRFYGSARQCMANSLSAVVMSQTLNPDDLSSNTLNDILENGDEIYKSSSTDLSCYLMLEDLPKNCKLYSNFIINEISTGLINQTVDYEPYVTLESAIGLALKNEASSCIVTIGQSNPSYSCSLIRRNEKYYFFDPHSRNEVGMPVPDGYATLTVHTTASAVCLFVRHLSAMLFQTISNVQFEISPVQVFVSSSLTSEFGDLSDGSFDGFSDVSEGEITCKLYMLHDDTDLSVSSVSSVNSDDILDESILSEEIQSMNDSSTFFNMFDPSIFDQETECTVFENDYDMGCGDDDKCTVSLSDHDKGSGDTDKCTVSESDHDIGSTDTDKCTVSESDHDMGSGDTDKCTMSERDHDMGSANTDKCTMSESDHDMGSADTDKCTVSESVHDMGSADTDKCTVSESDPDMGSADTDKCTVSESDPDMGSADTDKCTVSESDPDMGSADTDKCTVSESDPDMGSADTDKCTVSESDHDMGSADTDKCTVSESDHDMGSADTDKCTVSESYHDMGSADTDKCTVSESDHDMGSTDTDKCTVSESVHDKGSGDTDKCTVSESVHDTGSADTDKCTVSESDHDTGSADTDKCTVSESDHDTGSADTDKCTVSESVHDTGSADTDKCTVSESVHDTGSADTDKCTVSESVHDTGSTDTDKCTVSENDHDMGSGDTDKCTVSENDHDMGSGDTDKCTVSENDHDMGSGDNYKSGGDNVVYSVTEGGDNTGSDNNGSSNSCVFGSGDMGESDLVSGSANKQHENGVQELGSGDRGRSMNESIELNGDDFGSSIQNGIQDQINKRSRKRQRNPETWKRSILKRRRDSGLSYVGHLGKIKRAKILKPACGISCKKKCTSKINEQQRENIFKEFWGHSSYNKQKHYISSTVNQIPVKRRLVSRQRARHRKCSRQFSFTVDNLKISVCKTFYLATLDITSAKVDSALNQSSQLTGFPTDDSRGKHNVRPNKIHSTIIDDIKDHINSFPRVESHYCRKSSVKEYLDSELNLTKMYELYVEQCHKNNYVPASLHKYRQIFNTQFNIAFNKPLKDQCDLCAEFHSTPDNEKSHLMVKKFERHIRNKNLARQSKDADKSLSQANPSHVTACFDLQQVITLPKAKQSSMYYASKLNNYNLSVYSLGSKEAYCYLWNETTAKRGSCEISSCVFSFFKTLDQQETGIQSVITYSDNCAGQNKNRNFLSMMWLSLRLFHFENISHKFLEKGHTMNENDSVHSSIEKSLKNVPLYTTSQLVTGIQMARRRNPYIVKEMGPSDFYDFSVVADHIRNLRVDTQGNKLRWTEIRCISFNMDMPDTAVIKYDFDGPVVFVNLMPSLRHKPVSVPKLHFLYENGNRPTIPRNKYTDLVRLCDRNIIPPPYQAFYRSLPVSK